GATCAGCAAACCGACGTTCGCCGCGAATTCCCGGCAGGGGCCAAGGAAAGCCGATTCAAACCGCCCGGCATTCAGAAAATCCGGGTTGACCGTGCCGGCGCGCCGCCCGAACCGCGGCAAATTGGCAAAGCGCTTGATTGTGATTTGGTCGGTCACCTTGAGCGCGAACAGGAAATCCTCCGGGACCTGCGAGACAAGCTGTGCGAGGAAAGCGCGGTCGGGGAATTTGTAGTAGGCTGCATCCACACACACCGTCTTGAACACTTCCGCATACTCCGTCAGGCAGAGCCGCTCGAAGCGCGCCTCGGAGAACTTGCCATGCCAGATGTAGCGATCCGTATCGTAAAGCTGGCCTTGCCAGCCGGGGTATTTCCAGGAAGAGGTGCCGATAAAGATCCCTTCCCTCGCCAGGGCCGCCGCCGCCGCCTTCATCTTGTCGCGGTCAAATGACATGCGCCGTGGACAATCTGGCGCCCAGGGCCTGATTCTTCAAGGTCGCATCGCTTGTCTGCATCACCTTCCGGGATGAGTCCTGCAGAAATTCAGTGCCAGAAACCTTGCACCTTGACAGAACACCTGTGCATTCAAAGTTAAGTATATGAGTTCTGCGAAGATTAATGGCAGGCTGGTTGGGAGTTGGGCCGCCACGGCTATGGTGGCGGCGAGTTTGAGTGCGCCGGCGCGAGCTGCGGCGCCGCTCACGAAGCCGGCGAAGTTCACGTTCGACGACGCGGGGGCGCTGCTGGTGGATGGAGAAAGGAAATTCCCCCTCAATCTGACCGTGGTGCCAGGGCCGGACGCGAAGGCTCCGAATGGCCGACCAGCCTACGCGGAGTTCGCGGATTGCGGGGTGATGTTCATGAGGTCGGGCGGTCCGTCCTGGAACGACGAAATGATCGAGAAGGAGAAGGCCCTGCAGTCGGCTGCGGCTGCGGGCGGAATGCGCTGCTGCCCTTGGCTGGGCTGGGACCTGTCCAACTTCGACCCGGGCGACATGCAAAAGGAGGCCAGGCTAAAGAAAGTGATCGCGGCCCTCAAGGACTCGCCGGGCATGGGCCTCTGGAAGGGCGCAGATGAGCCGGACTGGGGGAACTCGCATAACGCCAAGAATTCTACACCGCAACAGGTGGCGCACGTGGCAAAACTCCTCCACGAACTCGACCCCGACCATCCGATCTGGCTGGTGCAGGCCCCGCGTGGAACCGTGGCCTCGCTGAAGCGCTATGACGCCGGCTGGGACGTAGGCGGGATAGACATCTACCCGGTGAGCTATCCCCCTGGTGTGCATTCGGAGAAGCAGAACAAGGAACTGAGCATGGTGGGGGACTTCACCCGCCTGATGAAGCAGGTGGCAGGCGATAAGCCGTTCTGGATGACACTCCAAATCGCCTTCTCCGGGGTGGTCAAGCCCGGGCGCACGCTGCGCTTCCCGACGTTTCCAGATCAGAGGTTTATGGCCTACGAGGCCATCATCAACGGCGCCCGCGGGCTGACTTATTTCGGGGGCGGGCTGCCGCAGACGCTGAATGAGCGAGACAAACCGCTGGGATTCAACTGGACGTATTTCGACCGGGTGATGCGGCCGCTGTTTGACGAACTCGGGCCGAGGTCGCCAATCCTTCCGGCGCTGCTCGCCGCCGATTCCAGGATCAGACTCAAGGTCGTGTCGGAACCGCCGCCCAAGCGCGCGGTGGCCAATAAGGAGGAGGAACAGAACCGGCAGGCGGCGATCCCGAGACAGTTCGTGCAGGATGAAGTCAGCGCGGATGCGAGCGCTGTGGAGTTCCTGGTGCGCGAGGCGGGAGACAGCATCTACGTGCTGGCCTGCGCGAGGGAGGGCCCAACAATCCGTGTGCGCTTCAGCGGGCTGCCCCAGGAGATCCACGGACCCGGCGCAGGGACGGTGGTCTTTGAAGAACCGCGCAAGGTGGATGCGGAGCACGGCACCTTCGCGGATTGGTTCGGTCCCTTCGAGGTGCATGTGTACCAGTTCCGGCGGAAGTGACGTGCCGCAGACGGGCCAGATCATGAGCTGGTAATAGCGGGTGCGTGGTCGGGTTCGCCCGTGACCTTCGATGCTGCCGGCACCCGGCGGCAACTCCCGGCGCCCTCAAAGCGCAAGCCGCCTGGCTTGGAGGGTTTGCGACGCCTCCCGCTACGCCTGATTTGCGCTCCAGCGCGGATGTGGCAGGGTAGTAGCGAAGCTGAATTATGGATAAACTGAATGTCATAGCCTATCTGAAGCCGACCTGCGGTTGGAGCCAGGGCGTGCGCGCCATCCTTCGCAAGTACGATTTGCCCTTCGAGGACCGCGATATTATTAACAATCCCGCCCAGCGAGAGGAGATGGTCGCCAAGAGCGGCCAACCGCTCAGCCCGTGCGTTGAGATCAACGGTCACATGCTGGCCGACGTGAGCGGCCTGGAGGTTGAAGCCTACCTGCTGGCGCAGGGTCTGGTACAGCCCACCGATCGCCAGGTGGAAGCGCCTACGAACCAGCCGTGCGC
The window above is part of the Candidatus Paceibacterota bacterium genome. Proteins encoded here:
- a CDS encoding glutaredoxin codes for the protein MDKLNVIAYLKPTCGWSQGVRAILRKYDLPFEDRDIINNPAQREEMVAKSGQPLSPCVEINGHMLADVSGLEVEAYLLAQGLVQPTDRQVEAPTNQPCADAMP